DNA from Tistrella mobilis:
CGGCGACGCGGTCGGCGCGCAGGCGGATGCGGGTCAAGGGCGTGCGCAGATCGTGGCTGATGCCGCGCAGCATGCGGGTGCGGCTCTCGACCATGGTCACGATCCGCCGGCGCATGCGGTTCAGCGCCCGGGCCAGCGTGACGATCTCGGTGCTGCCGCGTTCCTCGAAAATCTCGGCCTCGCCAGACAGATCCGCTTCGGCCGCGGCGGCCGCGATGCGCCGCAGCGGCCGGGTGATCACCCGGCCCGAGAACACCGCGAACAGCAGGCCGAGGGTGACGATCGCCAGCAGGTAATACGGCACCTGGGCCGAAACGTCGCGCAGGATCATCCGCTCAGGATCGAGGGTGGCGACCAGCAGGGTCTGCCCCTGGTCGATCTTCAGCACCATCACCCGGGTCTCACCCAGGAAGGTACGCCACCCGCCGACCGGCGGCTCGATGTCCTCGGGCATGAACAACCAGCTGGTCAGCCTGTCGAAAACCCCATCCTCGGGCCGTCCGGTCACCAACCGGTCAGCCGTCTCGGGGGCGGCGAGGGACAGAACCCAGCCCGACCGCCGCGCCGCAGCAAGCACGGCGTCGCGGTCCGCGGGAGGGCTGTCCTCCACCAGATCGGCGACGACCCCGACCTGCCTGGCCACCTGCTTCAGGTCCGGCAGGGTGGACAGATTCTTGATCTGGCGTTCCAGAACCGGGCCGAAAGTGTCGACGACCGCCAGGCCGATCAGGATGATGACCATGATCTGAACCTGAAGGGTGGGCCGGTGGATGGTGAGGCGCTTCATCTCGGCTCCGGGGATGGTGGAGGCGTCGCGGCCATCTTCGCATAGCGCGGGCCACAGCGGGTGCGCCGCAACAAAACGTAACAAATCGACACCCCCGGGGCCGGCGCGATGTGGGAAGCAGACGGCATCGGTCCTTCATCGTCGCACGGAGCCGTCATGCGTCGTCTTGCTTTCCGGAACAGACCCCTTCTGCTGACCGCGCCCACCCTGGCCCTGCTCAGCCTGGCGCCGGCCGGTGCCGATGCCCGCGACTGGAGCCTGGTGCTGGGCGCCGGCGCCGGGCTCGCCCCCGAATATGAAGGCGGCGAGGATCTGGAGGTCTCGCCCCTGCCGCTGGTGATCTTCACCTGGCAGGACTGGCTGACGGTCTCGCCCGGCGGGGCCGAGGCCAGGGTGGCGCGCTGGGGGCGGCTGTCGGTCTCGGGCCGGCTCGGCTATGAAGGCGGCCGCGACCAGGACGATGCCGACCGGCTGAAGGGGCTGGGCGATGTCGACGGCGCCGCCACCGCCGGGCTGAAACTCGCCTGGACCCCCGAGCCCTTCGAGGTGTATCTGACCGTCGACCGGGCGCTGGGCGGCAGCGACGGGCTGACCGGCAAACTCGGCCTCGACTATACCGCGAGGGTCTCGGACCGGCTGACGCTGACCGCCGGGATTGCCGCGGTCATGGCCGATGACGAGCATATGCAGAGCTATTTCGGCATCACCCCCCGCCAGTCTGCCGCTTCGGGCCTGGCGCGGTATGATGCCGAGGCCGGGTTGAAGCGGGTCGACTTCGAAACCACAGCGACCTGGATGATCGGCGGCAACTGGATGTTGTTCGGTTCCGCCGGGGTGGGCGTGCTGACCGGCGATGCCGCCGACAGCCCGGTGGTGGAAGAGAAGGTCCAGCCCAGGCTGTCGCTGGCGCTGGGCTATCGGTTCTGAAGATCGAGACGAGGGCATGACGATGCAGCCGGGTGGGGGGCCCCATATCCTGATCGTCGAGGACGATGCCGGGATCGGCGGGCTGCTGGCCCTGACGCTTCAGGAAAACGGCATGCAGGCGACCCTGGTCGGCGATGGTCGCGGCATGGCCGGAGCCCTGGCGCGCCAGGGGTTCGACCTGATCGTGCTGGACGTGATGCTGCCCGACGAAGACGGCATCAGCCTGTGCCGGCGCCTGCGCGCCGACGCGACCATCCCGATCATCATGCTGACGGCGCTGGGCGAAGAGATCGACCGGATCGTCGGGCTGGAGGTGGGCGCGGACGACTATGTCACCAAGCCGTTCAGCCCGCGGGAACTGGTCGCCAGGATCCGCAGCCTGCTGCGCCGCGCCTCTTACGGCGCCGCCCTGCCCGACGGCCGCCGCCGGCTGCGCTTCGACGGCTGGGAGATCGACCCGCTGCGCCGCCAGCTGCACGATCCCTCCCGCGCCCGCATCGCGCTGACCACCACAGAATTCGACCTGCTGCTCGCCTTCTGCCGCAATCCCGGCCGGGTGATCACGCGCGAAGAGCTGCTGTCGCTGACCCATGCGGGGCTCGCCGGGCCGATCGAGCGCAGCATCGACGTGCATATCAGCCGGCTGCGCCAGAAGATCGAAGCCGACCCGAAAGAACCCGCCCTGCTGCGCACGGTGCGCCTGGGCGGCTATGTCTTCACGGCGGTGGTGGACGAGATCTGATTGCCCGGCTTGCGCGCCGGCGGGCGGGCGGTCAGGATCGACCGACGGATCACCGACCGCTCCGGAGGACACCGCCTTGCCGTCCGACGCCCCACGCTGCCCGCTGGATGCCACCGGCGACGAACTGGTCACGATCTTCCGCCGCACCTTTCAGCTGCCGCGCCCCGACGGATCGCTGCCCCGCACCTTCCACGAGCTGGAACATGCCTGCCTGGACGGCGTGTTCACCGTGACCCCGCCCGCAGATCCGGCGCTGGCGCAGGGGCTGTTCGCCCGGCCGGGGCGCTATCCGGCGCTGGTGCGGTTTTCGGGCGGGCTGTTGCCGGATGAACGGCTGCCGGATGCGCGCGGGATGGCGATCGCGCTGTCTGACGTAGAGGGTGAGGTCTGCGAAGGTGCGGTGCCCGGCCGGCAGGATTTCGTGATGGTCGATCAGCCGACCCCGCCGATGCGCGATGCCGCCGATGCGCTGGTGCTGTTCCGGGCGATCGACGGCCATCTGAAGCCGACGCTTGCCCGCATGCTGCTGCCCGGCGCGGTGATGCCGCGGGGACGGCCGCGCCTGCACTATCTGCAGATGATGGCCGATACGCTGCGCAACCATCTGAAAGGGCGCGACCTGGCCGGGCGGACCTATCATTCGGTGGCGCCCTTCGCGCTGGGCGCGGGGGCGATGAAGTTTCAGTGCCGGCCGGATGCCGCCTGGCGGAATGTGCGCGGCGGCAGCTTCGCCGAACGGCTGCGCAAGGCCTTCGCCCGCGGGCCGATCGGCTTCGATTTCCTGATCCAGCCCCGCCAGGGCGAGCACGAGTCGCTCGACGACGGCATCGCCCGCTGGACCGGGCCGTTCACCGCCGTGGCCCGGCTGGAGCTGCCGCCCCAGCCGGTGGTGGCGGGTCGCGGCCGCGACACCGCCTTCACCCCCTGGAACGCCCTTGCCGCCCACCGGCCGCTGGGAGAGCTGAACCGGCTGCGGCGGGTGACCTATGCCGCATCGGCGGCAAGGCGGGGGGCGTCTCAGACCTGAATGCCGCCGGCGATGTCGATCACATCGCCGGTCATGTAGCCGCCATGGGGCCCGGCCAGGAAACAGACCAGCGCCGCGACCTCGTCCAGCGTCGCGATCCGGCGAATGGGATGCAGATCCATCAGCGCATCGGGCACGCTGTCGCCCACCTCCGCCGCCATGTCGGTGGGCATGATGCCCGGCTGGACGACATTGACGGTGATGTTGCGCGGCCCCAGATCACGCGCCGCCCCGCGGGCATAGCCGGCGATCGCCGCCTTGCTGCCGGCATAGTCGGCGACGCCCGGGAAGGGCACACGGCTGCCCAGCGCCGAGCCGATGAAGACGATCCGGCCGCCATCCGACAGCACCGGCGCCGCGGCGCGCGTGGTCGCCACGGCCCCCGCGACATTGGTCTGCCACAGCCGGTCGAGCCGCGCCGTGTCGGCGGCCGGATCGTCCACCATCTGGCCCAGCACCGAGATCGCCGCATTGTTGACCAGAATGTCGAGCCGGCCGAATTCGGCCATCACCCGGCCGATCAGCGGTGCCGCCGCGGCCGTGTCGGCCTGGTCGCTGCGGAAGGCCGCCGCGCGCACCCCCTGCGCCTTCAGATCGGCCACCACCGCCGCAGCCTTGTCGGCCGAGGCGACATAGCTGATCGCCACATCCGCCCCCTGATCGGCCAGCGCCCGCGCCACCGCGGCGCCCAGGCCGCGGGACCCGCCGGTGACCAGCGCCACCCTGCCCGCCAGCATCTTCGAATCTGGCATCTTCGACGTCAGCATCTTCGACATGAGACCTCCGTTTCCGGCACCCGTGAGAGCGCCAAATTCAGTACCAATCGTTACGATAATGATTGGTATGAAATATGGACAGGGGCTGTCAAGCGGCATAGGATGCAGCCGATGATCATTTCCGGACCGGGCTGATGGGGCGCCATCGCGAATTCGATGTAGACCAGGCACTCGACGCCGTGATGTGCGTGTTCTGGCAGAAGGGCTATGAAGGTGCGTCCTATACCGACCTGACCCGGGCGGCCGGGGTGGAACGCCCGGCCCTGTATTCGGCCTTCGGCAACAAGGAAGAGATGTTCCGCAAGGCGCTCGCCCGCTATTACGAGCGCCACCTGGACTACATCCCGGCAGCGCTTGACCTGAAGACGGCGCGAGAGGTGGCGCGGCATATCCTGTTCAGCGCCATCGACCTCAACACCCGCCATCCCGACCATACCGGCTGCCTGGGCATCAACGGGCTGCTTGCCGGATCGGACGAGGCCGAACCGGTGCGCCGGATGCTGATCGAGGCCCGCGCCGCCGGTGAGGCGCAGCTCACCGCCCGCTTCGAGCGGGCGAAGGCCGAGGGCGACCTGCCGCCGACCGCCCGCCCGGAGGTGCTTGCCGCCTTTCTTCTGACCACCCTGCACGGCATGGCGGTGCAGGCGAAGGCCGGGTTCAGCCGGGAGAAGCTGGAGGCGATCGCAGACCTCGCCCTTGCCGCCTGGCCGGAGGTATAGTCCGGCCCTCAAGGTCGTCTGGCCGGCGCTTTCCGCACTGGCCGCTTTACGCCGGGCGACTTCCGGTTTATCCCCTGACCCACAGGACAGGGCGCGGGGGAAAACGTGGGGGCGGATGAAAACCCGGCGGGGCAGATGACCACGGAGACGGGGTCCGGCGCACGGCGTTCGGCCGAGAGCGAGGTGCCGGCCGGCACGATTTCGGCCCATCTGGTGGCCGAAGCGCTGGAAGGCGCCCATCGGCTGCGGCTGGATACCGGGCCGGTGCTGCGATCGGCCGGCATCGACCCGGTCGGGCTGACCCGGCCGGGGGCGCGGGTGGATGCCGAAACCTATGCCCGGCTGTGGCGCGGGCTGACCCGGCTGCTGGACGACGAATTCTTCGCGATGAACCGGCGGCGGATGAAGCGCGGCAGCTTCGGCTTCATGTGCGCCACCGCGCGCGAGGCGCCGGATCTGGGTGCGGCGCTGCGGATCATGACCCGGTTCATGATGCTGGTCTTCGACGATATCGATCTGCGCCTGCTGCGCCATGGCACCCATGCCCAGCTGGTGATGCGCGGCCGCCGCCCCACCGGCGGGGCGCCCCTGCCCCCGCCGCGCGCCTTCGCCGATTTCACCATCTGGCTGATGCTGCACGGCGCCGCCTGCTGGCTGGTCGGCCGGCGGATCCCGATCCGCTGGATCGATGTCCGCGCACGGGTGCCGGCCTATACCGACGATTACCGACGGTTGTTCTGCAACGATCTGCGCTTCGGCCAGCCCGACAGCCGCCTGATCTTCGATGCCGAGCTGCTGGACCTGCCGATCGACCGCTCGCGCCGGTCCCTGACCCGCTTTCTGAAACAGGCGCCGGGCAATATTCTGGTGCGCTATCGCAATGCCGATGCCTGGCTGGTGCGGGTGCGCCACCATCTGCGCGGCCTGCACCCCGACGACTGGCCGGATATCGACAGCCTGGCCACCGCCTTCGGCATCTCCACCGCCACCCTGCACCGCCGCCTGGCGGCCGAGGGCCAGAGCTACCGGGCGATCAAGGACGCGCTGCGCCTGGACATCGCCATCGACGTCCTCCGCGACCCCACCGCCTCGGTCGCCGACGCCGCCGCCGCGGCCGGCTTCGCCGACCCCAGCTCCTTCCACCGCGCCTTCCGCAAATGGACCGGCCAGAGCCCGGGGCGGTATCGGGCGGAGGGGGGTTAGGGCAGGGCTATCGCATTTGCCCGATGACGGATCGGGCGAATGCGTCAGACCATCCGGATCGCTTTCGCTTGCGACGGATGGAGATGGTTGGCCTGGCCGTTTTGAGGACGTTGAGGGCGAGTTTTCGGATGATGGCGAGGTTTTCCGGACCGTGGTCCTTGCGAGCGC
Protein-coding regions in this window:
- a CDS encoding SDR family NAD(P)-dependent oxidoreductase; its protein translation is MSKMLTSKMPDSKMLAGRVALVTGGSRGLGAAVARALADQGADVAISYVASADKAAAVVADLKAQGVRAAAFRSDQADTAAAAPLIGRVMAEFGRLDILVNNAAISVLGQMVDDPAADTARLDRLWQTNVAGAVATTRAAAPVLSDGGRIVFIGSALGSRVPFPGVADYAGSKAAIAGYARGAARDLGPRNITVNVVQPGIMPTDMAAEVGDSVPDALMDLHPIRRIATLDEVAALVCFLAGPHGGYMTGDVIDIAGGIQV
- a CDS encoding response regulator transcription factor — encoded protein: MTMQPGGGPHILIVEDDAGIGGLLALTLQENGMQATLVGDGRGMAGALARQGFDLIVLDVMLPDEDGISLCRRLRADATIPIIMLTALGEEIDRIVGLEVGADDYVTKPFSPRELVARIRSLLRRASYGAALPDGRRRLRFDGWEIDPLRRQLHDPSRARIALTTTEFDLLLAFCRNPGRVITREELLSLTHAGLAGPIERSIDVHISRLRQKIEADPKEPALLRTVRLGGYVFTAVVDEI
- a CDS encoding TetR/AcrR family transcriptional regulator, producing the protein MGRHREFDVDQALDAVMCVFWQKGYEGASYTDLTRAAGVERPALYSAFGNKEEMFRKALARYYERHLDYIPAALDLKTAREVARHILFSAIDLNTRHPDHTGCLGINGLLAGSDEAEPVRRMLIEARAAGEAQLTARFERAKAEGDLPPTARPEVLAAFLLTTLHGMAVQAKAGFSREKLEAIADLALAAWPEV
- a CDS encoding MipA/OmpV family protein codes for the protein MRRLAFRNRPLLLTAPTLALLSLAPAGADARDWSLVLGAGAGLAPEYEGGEDLEVSPLPLVIFTWQDWLTVSPGGAEARVARWGRLSVSGRLGYEGGRDQDDADRLKGLGDVDGAATAGLKLAWTPEPFEVYLTVDRALGGSDGLTGKLGLDYTARVSDRLTLTAGIAAVMADDEHMQSYFGITPRQSAASGLARYDAEAGLKRVDFETTATWMIGGNWMLFGSAGVGVLTGDAADSPVVEEKVQPRLSLALGYRF
- a CDS encoding ATP-binding protein — encoded protein: MKRLTIHRPTLQVQIMVIILIGLAVVDTFGPVLERQIKNLSTLPDLKQVARQVGVVADLVEDSPPADRDAVLAAARRSGWVLSLAAPETADRLVTGRPEDGVFDRLTSWLFMPEDIEPPVGGWRTFLGETRVMVLKIDQGQTLLVATLDPERMILRDVSAQVPYYLLAIVTLGLLFAVFSGRVITRPLRRIAAAAAEADLSGEAEIFEERGSTEIVTLARALNRMRRRIVTMVESRTRMLRGISHDLRTPLTRIRLRADRVADPDLRAALLGDVRRLEALLDESLAYLRDDHAREAVERTDVASTLQTICSDFADIGHDIRFHGPNRLVARCRPLALGRAVANLCENATRFASRTDLTLTAGDGVFVIEVADNGPGIPEDQRARVLDPFFKLDTARRDGGTGFGLGLAIVAEIVQAHRGSLDLADNTPQGLRVRVTMPTG
- a CDS encoding catalase family protein: MPSDAPRCPLDATGDELVTIFRRTFQLPRPDGSLPRTFHELEHACLDGVFTVTPPADPALAQGLFARPGRYPALVRFSGGLLPDERLPDARGMAIALSDVEGEVCEGAVPGRQDFVMVDQPTPPMRDAADALVLFRAIDGHLKPTLARMLLPGAVMPRGRPRLHYLQMMADTLRNHLKGRDLAGRTYHSVAPFALGAGAMKFQCRPDAAWRNVRGGSFAERLRKAFARGPIGFDFLIQPRQGEHESLDDGIARWTGPFTAVARLELPPQPVVAGRGRDTAFTPWNALAAHRPLGELNRLRRVTYAASAARRGASQT
- a CDS encoding AraC family transcriptional regulator — encoded protein: MTTETGSGARRSAESEVPAGTISAHLVAEALEGAHRLRLDTGPVLRSAGIDPVGLTRPGARVDAETYARLWRGLTRLLDDEFFAMNRRRMKRGSFGFMCATAREAPDLGAALRIMTRFMMLVFDDIDLRLLRHGTHAQLVMRGRRPTGGAPLPPPRAFADFTIWLMLHGAACWLVGRRIPIRWIDVRARVPAYTDDYRRLFCNDLRFGQPDSRLIFDAELLDLPIDRSRRSLTRFLKQAPGNILVRYRNADAWLVRVRHHLRGLHPDDWPDIDSLATAFGISTATLHRRLAAEGQSYRAIKDALRLDIAIDVLRDPTASVADAAAAAGFADPSSFHRAFRKWTGQSPGRYRAEGG